The following proteins come from a genomic window of Candidatus Palauibacter soopunensis:
- a CDS encoding DedA family protein translates to MPEVPGVQPLLDFLLALPAATAYAIITAGSALENIFPPVPSDTFVVLGAVLADRGSLQPLPVLLCAWIANSGGAMVVFGLARRHGRGAFETRWGRRLLRPHQFERLARFYERHGLWAIFFARCLPVLRVVVPTFAGFTGLGALPALVPVVAASLLWNGLMLAGGMFASRNVDRLMALLGQVNAWLFLVAAVLIGGIIGWWIRSRRDEAPRASPDPGRGSGDGSVGSGDGGSRSSP, encoded by the coding sequence GTGCCTGAGGTCCCCGGCGTTCAACCCCTCCTCGATTTCCTCCTCGCCCTCCCGGCGGCCACGGCCTACGCGATCATCACGGCGGGGTCGGCGCTCGAGAACATCTTCCCGCCCGTCCCCTCCGACACCTTCGTCGTGCTCGGGGCCGTGCTCGCGGACCGGGGGTCGCTGCAGCCCCTCCCGGTGCTGCTCTGCGCGTGGATCGCGAACTCGGGCGGCGCCATGGTCGTGTTCGGGCTTGCGCGCCGGCACGGCCGCGGCGCCTTCGAGACGCGCTGGGGCCGGCGCCTCCTCCGTCCGCACCAGTTCGAGCGCCTGGCCCGCTTCTACGAGCGGCACGGGTTGTGGGCCATCTTCTTCGCCCGCTGCCTGCCGGTGCTGCGCGTCGTCGTCCCGACCTTCGCGGGATTCACCGGACTGGGCGCGCTGCCGGCGCTGGTCCCGGTCGTCGCCGCATCGCTGCTCTGGAACGGTCTCATGCTGGCGGGGGGGATGTTCGCCTCGCGCAACGTGGACCGCCTCATGGCGCTGCTCGGCCAGGTCAACGCGTGGCTCTTCCTCGTGGCGGCCGTCCTCATCGGCGGGATCATCGGCTGGTGGATCCGAAGCCGGCGCGACGAGGCTCCGCGTGCGTCCCCGGATCCCGGCCGCGGCTCCGGCGACGGCTCCGTGGGCTCCGGCGACGGCGGATCGCGGTCGTCGCCGTGA
- a CDS encoding nitroreductase family protein, whose translation MRVTRLLHLSRNRRPVKRFRDRLVEPEVVEAVLEAARYASSAREAQPWRFVVVQEALARHRIAAAAFNHPHVKTAPVVVACCARIHSHVSGTGRPSFAMDLASATQTMMLAAADLGVQSSWVYGFREGDVRAILGVPEHVPIVALFCLGYHDGLAELPERLPREEVIAWDRWRTPVRAAE comes from the coding sequence ATGAGGGTGACCCGCCTCCTCCATCTGTCGCGCAACCGGCGTCCGGTCAAGCGTTTCCGCGACCGGCTCGTCGAACCGGAGGTCGTGGAAGCGGTGCTCGAGGCGGCGCGCTACGCATCGTCCGCGCGGGAAGCTCAACCCTGGCGCTTCGTCGTCGTGCAGGAGGCGCTCGCGCGCCACAGGATCGCCGCGGCCGCCTTCAACCATCCGCATGTGAAGACGGCGCCCGTCGTCGTCGCCTGCTGCGCCCGGATCCACTCGCACGTGAGCGGCACGGGGCGCCCGAGCTTCGCCATGGATCTCGCGTCCGCGACGCAGACGATGATGCTCGCGGCGGCGGATCTCGGCGTGCAGTCGAGCTGGGTCTACGGTTTCAGGGAGGGTGACGTCCGCGCGATCCTGGGCGTTCCGGAGCACGTCCCGATCGTGGCCCTCTTCTGCCTCGGATACCACGATGGGCTGGCGGAACTGCCGGAGCGGCTGCCGCGCGAGGAGGTGATCGCCTGGGACCGCTGGCGGACGCCCGTGAGGGCCGCCGAATGA
- the ispF gene encoding 2-C-methyl-D-erythritol 2,4-cyclodiphosphate synthase, translating into MRTGVGYDSHRFDEARPLVLGGVAIPGAPGLKGHSDGDAVAHAITDAVLGAAGLGDIGALFPDTDPAHAGADSIELLASAVRRLNEKGFRVVNVDATVIAERPRISPHAEAMRERLGRALGTGPAGVSIKGKSNEGMGWIGRGEGLAAIAVATVAAAAGDGA; encoded by the coding sequence GTGCGAACCGGCGTCGGGTACGACTCCCACCGCTTCGATGAGGCGCGGCCTCTCGTGCTGGGCGGAGTGGCGATCCCCGGCGCCCCCGGACTGAAGGGACACTCCGACGGCGACGCGGTCGCGCACGCGATCACGGACGCGGTCCTGGGCGCGGCGGGCCTCGGGGACATCGGCGCGCTCTTTCCGGATACGGACCCCGCGCACGCGGGCGCCGACTCCATCGAGCTCCTCGCCTCGGCGGTGCGCCGGCTGAACGAGAAGGGGTTCCGGGTGGTGAACGTCGACGCGACGGTCATCGCCGAGCGGCCCCGCATCTCGCCGCACGCCGAAGCCATGCGGGAGCGGCTCGGCCGGGCCCTGGGCACGGGGCCGGCCGGCGTGTCGATCAAGGGGAAGTCGAACGAGGGGATGGGGTGGATCGGACGGGGCGAGGGCCTCGCCGCCATCGCGGTGGCGACGGTGGCCGCGGCTGCGGGGGACGGTGCCTGA
- a CDS encoding polymer-forming cytoskeletal protein yields MKRLVFAVALAAAQAAGLPAPASGQDVRLAEEPRSEAQTALADFLEAGGFTVWTRDTVLARGDTVPGAVLLLEGTARIAGRIEGDLYVVDGDLFLRSGASIAGDVLVLGGGFYDSDVAEVAGAVTYRPNEPLRVRPTEGGYEIISEVEPEPAFEFDGTYGFHLPTYDRVNGLSIPVGALARLSAAPGRPELAAGMTWIPAREDVDYRLHNSWRLGDRVRLGLFATSAVISNEEWIRPTWYNSLAHFVAGDDVRSHYDSREIGLEVEWSSPEPPVWEDAPRWRVVAAVGREEAADFLVRQVTILFGDEPPGPLRSLPDYDPHLQVDDGSLWFGRLGFEWESQGRDGHTAMGLSVEVGLEDELSRVVAGIGPISEYDFLLVEGRFSARRVTASGHAVEAFGIGRLDVTGRLPSQRHSMIGGIGTLPTMPLRGLRDARLVYAEAAYGIPLVGDVALGGLDVFARGSGGAVGSEEYGFDVYGSLQGGLALRMWDFKLEFGLAAGSTLEPDDPGLIGFIDVRTRKSHRPTRMPPRR; encoded by the coding sequence ATGAAGCGCCTTGTGTTTGCGGTTGCGCTCGCCGCGGCACAGGCCGCGGGGCTGCCGGCCCCGGCAAGCGGTCAGGACGTACGGCTGGCGGAGGAGCCGCGGTCGGAAGCGCAGACGGCGCTGGCGGACTTCCTCGAAGCGGGCGGTTTCACGGTGTGGACGAGGGACACGGTCCTGGCGCGGGGAGACACGGTGCCGGGCGCCGTCCTCCTCCTCGAAGGCACCGCTCGCATCGCCGGGCGGATCGAGGGTGATCTCTACGTCGTCGACGGCGACCTCTTCCTTCGCTCCGGCGCGTCGATTGCCGGGGACGTGCTGGTGCTCGGAGGCGGGTTCTACGACTCGGACGTGGCGGAAGTCGCGGGGGCCGTCACCTATCGTCCGAACGAACCGCTGCGCGTACGGCCGACGGAGGGCGGCTACGAGATCATCTCCGAAGTCGAGCCCGAACCCGCCTTCGAGTTCGACGGCACCTACGGCTTCCATCTCCCCACCTACGACCGCGTGAACGGCCTTTCCATCCCCGTCGGTGCGCTGGCCCGCCTCTCCGCCGCCCCCGGCCGGCCCGAACTGGCGGCCGGGATGACGTGGATCCCGGCCCGCGAGGATGTGGACTATCGCCTCCACAACTCCTGGCGCCTCGGCGACCGCGTCCGACTGGGCCTGTTCGCGACCAGCGCCGTGATCAGCAACGAGGAATGGATCCGGCCGACATGGTACAACAGCCTCGCCCACTTCGTGGCCGGCGACGACGTCCGCAGCCACTACGACTCGAGGGAGATCGGCCTGGAAGTGGAATGGAGTTCGCCGGAGCCGCCCGTGTGGGAGGATGCGCCCCGCTGGCGCGTCGTCGCCGCGGTGGGACGTGAGGAGGCGGCGGACTTTCTCGTCCGCCAGGTCACGATCCTCTTTGGCGATGAGCCGCCGGGGCCGCTCCGGTCGCTGCCGGATTACGATCCTCATCTCCAGGTCGACGACGGCAGTCTGTGGTTCGGGCGCCTCGGCTTCGAGTGGGAGTCGCAGGGTAGAGACGGGCACACTGCGATGGGTCTCAGCGTTGAGGTCGGGCTGGAGGACGAGTTGAGCCGCGTCGTAGCCGGCATCGGCCCGATTTCGGAGTACGACTTCCTGCTGGTGGAGGGGCGCTTCTCCGCTCGTCGGGTGACGGCGTCGGGGCATGCGGTTGAAGCGTTCGGGATCGGGCGTCTCGACGTCACCGGTCGCCTGCCCTCGCAGCGCCACTCGATGATCGGGGGCATCGGAACGCTGCCGACCATGCCGTTGCGCGGCCTGCGGGACGCCCGCCTGGTCTACGCGGAGGCGGCGTACGGCATCCCCCTCGTTGGCGACGTGGCGCTCGGCGGGCTGGATGTGTTCGCGCGCGGCAGCGGCGGGGCAGTCGGTTCGGAGGAATACGGCTTCGACGTGTACGGTTCGCTCCAGGGCGGGCTGGCCCTCCGGATGTGGGATTTCAAGCTCGAATTCGGCCTCGCCGCCGGCTCCACGCTCGAGCCCGACGATCCCGGCCTCATCGGGTTCATCGACGTGCGGACGCGCAAGTCGCACCGGCCCACGCGCATGCCCCCGCGGCGCTGA
- the xerD gene encoding site-specific tyrosine recombinase XerD, translating to MTGDVPGIERAFHLEPFRDHLGFERGLSPRTIDAYLREARRFAAFAASEGVTAPTGVTYGLLRDHVARLAGEGRAASTVARTVYALRGYFRFLIVEGALESDPSERLEAPRAGRSLPDVLSVPEIEALIGAADPDSRTAARDAAMLEVLYGCGLRVSELVALKGRDLDVDEALVRVRGKGGKERFVPVGAAARSAVRRYLRTTRPALDRGRSAGHIFLNARGLPLSRMGVWKILRRHVERAGILKRVTPHTLRHSFATHLLEGGADLASVQEMLGHADISTTEIYTHVDRSHLRQVHRSHHPRG from the coding sequence GTGACGGGAGACGTCCCGGGCATCGAGCGCGCCTTCCACCTCGAACCCTTCCGGGACCACCTCGGCTTCGAACGGGGACTCTCTCCGCGCACCATCGACGCGTACCTGCGCGAGGCCCGGCGTTTCGCGGCGTTCGCGGCCTCGGAGGGCGTCACGGCACCGACCGGGGTCACCTATGGGCTGCTTCGCGACCATGTCGCGCGGTTGGCGGGCGAAGGGCGGGCGGCTTCGACGGTCGCCCGGACCGTCTACGCGCTGCGCGGCTACTTCCGCTTCCTCATCGTCGAGGGCGCGCTCGAGTCCGATCCGAGTGAACGCCTCGAAGCGCCACGGGCGGGGCGCTCTCTGCCCGACGTGCTTTCCGTCCCCGAGATCGAGGCGCTGATCGGGGCGGCGGACCCCGACAGCCGCACGGCGGCGCGGGACGCGGCGATGCTTGAGGTCCTCTACGGCTGCGGGCTCCGCGTGTCGGAACTCGTCGCGCTGAAGGGGAGGGACCTCGACGTCGACGAAGCTCTCGTACGCGTGCGGGGAAAGGGGGGGAAGGAGAGGTTCGTTCCGGTCGGTGCGGCTGCGCGCTCGGCGGTGCGCCGATACCTTCGAACCACCAGACCGGCGCTCGACCGGGGGCGATCCGCCGGGCACATCTTCCTCAATGCCCGGGGGCTGCCGCTGAGCCGGATGGGCGTCTGGAAGATTCTCCGCCGCCACGTCGAACGTGCCGGCATCCTGAAGCGCGTGACGCCCCATACGCTGCGCCACAGCTTCGCGACTCACCTGCTCGAGGGAGGCGCCGACCTCGCGTCGGTCCAGGAGATGCTCGGACATGCAGACATCTCGACGACCGAGATCTACACACACGTGGATCGGTCGCACCTGCGGCAGGTGCACCGCAGCCACCATCCGCGTGGGTGA